The Mycolicibacterium arabiense genome has a window encoding:
- a CDS encoding DUF7373 family lipoprotein: MKTTVAVLKVATAVGACVGLIAGCSPTTTPGKPTTAAQAPDSGAIVALMDTGTYDTAASRPFGAAGDDVAGANLLEAQRMADFVLGPWEVDAELKSMPGALALGLIGPIPSIKLMRDNGAFKEDLIAVADRHRFITGFSTVRQSPEKTGQPRSLHNVVLRFPDPAAAEAAAVEMAAAESSRPGQPPVEPVAVNSTPEARAMSSTLPDKIRKVVSFTAHGPFVLYQEAQTAEAFLGTSAINLVDGLLITQKRRIDEFAPTDPAAMRDLPLDPSGQLLARTLSAPDNRAPFIIGVWNSRGWLHFEDDPLLASSLFNTAGVDFVGQRLATVYQAANSDGASRVADGLDQQIGSLANVQAIEGVPGLPAAKCFKRKQAALPGTAPITWQRVYWQFKCVATADRYAYTTFSDTVGDVRQQAAAQYRILAGQ; this comes from the coding sequence GTGAAGACGACAGTCGCCGTGTTGAAGGTCGCGACAGCTGTGGGTGCGTGCGTGGGCCTGATCGCCGGGTGCTCCCCCACCACGACCCCGGGAAAGCCGACCACCGCGGCCCAAGCACCCGATTCCGGAGCGATCGTGGCGCTGATGGATACCGGCACCTACGACACCGCTGCCAGTAGACCGTTCGGGGCGGCCGGCGACGACGTTGCGGGCGCCAATCTGCTCGAAGCTCAACGCATGGCTGACTTCGTACTCGGCCCTTGGGAGGTCGATGCGGAACTCAAGAGCATGCCCGGGGCATTGGCCTTGGGGCTGATTGGTCCGATCCCGTCGATCAAACTGATGCGCGACAACGGCGCCTTCAAGGAGGATTTGATCGCGGTCGCCGATCGGCATCGATTCATCACCGGCTTTAGCACCGTGCGCCAGTCGCCGGAGAAGACGGGCCAACCACGCAGCTTGCACAATGTGGTGTTGCGGTTCCCTGACCCCGCAGCAGCCGAGGCAGCCGCAGTGGAGATGGCCGCCGCCGAATCGTCCCGACCAGGGCAACCTCCGGTTGAGCCGGTCGCGGTGAACAGCACCCCAGAGGCCCGCGCGATGTCCTCCACACTCCCTGACAAGATCCGGAAAGTCGTCAGCTTCACCGCTCATGGCCCATTCGTGCTGTACCAGGAAGCTCAGACGGCCGAGGCGTTCCTAGGCACGAGTGCGATCAACCTGGTCGATGGACTACTCATCACCCAGAAGCGCCGCATCGATGAATTCGCCCCCACTGATCCCGCCGCCATGCGGGATCTTCCGCTGGACCCCAGTGGCCAACTACTCGCACGCACCCTCAGCGCTCCCGACAACCGCGCCCCGTTCATCATCGGCGTGTGGAACTCCCGCGGCTGGCTGCACTTCGAGGACGACCCGCTGCTGGCCTCCTCGCTGTTCAATACCGCCGGCGTCGATTTCGTGGGCCAGCGTCTGGCCACCGTCTATCAGGCCGCCAACAGTGACGGCGCTTCTCGGGTCGCCGACGGTCTCGACCAGCAGATTGGTAGCTTGGCCAACGTGCAGGCAATCGAGGGGGTACCGGGGCTGCCGGCGGCCAAGTGCTTTAAACGCAAGCAGGCGGCCCTACCGGGTACCGCGCCGATCACGTGGCAGCGGGTGTATTGGCAGTTCAAATGCGTTGCCACCGCTGACCGTTACGCCTACACGACGTTCTCGGACACGGTGGGCGACGTCCGGCAGCAAGCCGCGGCCCAGTACCGCATTCTGGCCGGGCAGTAG
- a CDS encoding nuclear transport factor 2 family protein produces MTNWPGNHGPTPRDPGGVDPNAATHAVPQVQRPWPGPGNPPGPQAPPPTGQQPWPTPPPPSVGQQQSWPAPGQQPWQANNPQQSWPGTSEQAGWAAPGQQQGWPTTTPPNTGGAAPGSSRRNRKTLLIAVAVIVVLVGAGVAYMRVSGGGASSSLTAAETVTAYLEALSSGDAEKALSYNKSEPANSDLLTNEILSKQIAEMPISDIRILDEGEELAGIGMGAVKVAVKFGDQLSDSTVRLSKVEETWKIDEGVNKIEFLNPSRADETLTIFGKELKMGEAFYVFPGFVDVGSSNEYLDVTSESPLMAAGTTYLRPTYVLNDDGVDAVSTVMAEAFAACERSRLLDPPDCPVRLSKYDAVDGTVTWGKADLSGLTIGDLSDYDMTVRITGTVTIPVSYQTRDGGTQSGTAESVTFNSVDVSTSPPQIVR; encoded by the coding sequence GTGACGAACTGGCCCGGCAACCACGGCCCTACGCCTCGCGACCCCGGCGGGGTCGACCCCAACGCCGCCACCCACGCCGTCCCGCAGGTCCAGCGGCCGTGGCCCGGACCGGGCAACCCGCCGGGCCCGCAGGCACCCCCACCTACAGGTCAGCAACCCTGGCCCACACCACCTCCTCCGAGCGTCGGCCAACAGCAATCCTGGCCAGCCCCCGGCCAACAGCCCTGGCAAGCGAACAACCCGCAGCAATCCTGGCCGGGCACCAGCGAACAGGCAGGCTGGGCGGCCCCAGGTCAACAGCAGGGCTGGCCGACGACTACGCCACCGAACACCGGCGGGGCGGCCCCCGGGTCTTCTCGCCGAAACCGCAAAACACTGCTGATCGCCGTCGCGGTCATCGTGGTGCTCGTCGGGGCAGGGGTCGCCTACATGCGCGTCTCCGGCGGTGGCGCAAGCTCGTCGCTGACCGCTGCGGAGACCGTCACGGCGTATCTGGAAGCGCTCAGCAGCGGTGATGCGGAAAAGGCGTTGTCTTACAACAAGAGCGAGCCCGCCAACAGCGATCTGCTTACCAACGAGATCCTGAGCAAGCAGATCGCCGAGATGCCGATCTCAGACATACGCATTCTCGACGAGGGCGAAGAACTGGCCGGCATCGGCATGGGCGCGGTGAAGGTGGCCGTGAAGTTCGGCGATCAGCTCTCCGACTCCACCGTGCGGCTGTCCAAGGTCGAAGAGACCTGGAAGATCGACGAGGGCGTCAACAAGATCGAGTTCCTCAACCCCTCCCGCGCCGACGAGACCCTGACCATCTTCGGCAAGGAGCTGAAGATGGGTGAGGCGTTCTACGTGTTTCCCGGGTTCGTCGACGTGGGTAGTTCCAACGAGTACCTCGACGTCACATCGGAATCCCCGCTCATGGCGGCAGGCACGACCTACCTCAGGCCGACATACGTGCTCAACGATGACGGCGTCGACGCCGTTTCCACCGTGATGGCCGAAGCCTTCGCCGCCTGCGAGAGGTCCAGGCTTCTCGATCCCCCCGATTGCCCGGTCCGGCTCAGCAAATACGACGCCGTCGACGGCACCGTGACGTGGGGGAAGGCGGATCTCAGCGGACTGACTATCGGTGACCTCAGTGACTACGACATGACCGTCCGGATCACCGGGACGGTGACCATTCCGGTGTCCTATCAAACGCGCGACGGCGGCACGCAAAGCGGCACTGCCGAGAGCGTCACGTTCAACTCCGTCGACGTCAGTACCTCTCCCCCACAGATCGTCCGGTGA